The Microbacterium sp. Root61 genomic interval CGAAGGATGCCGCGGGCGTCCCGTCGATCTCGGCGGTGAGTCACGTCAGGCTCGCGCATCCGGACGAGAACTCCGGCGTGCGGATCCTGCGCCGCGGCTACAACTATGTCGACGGCAACAACGATCTGGGACGCCTCGCGGCAGGACTCTTCTTCCTGTCGTACCAACGGGACCCGGCGCACTTCATCACCCTGCAGCGGGCGCTGTCGTCCGACATGATGAACGAGTACATCCGCCACGTCGGCTCGGGGATCTGGGCGGTCCCGCCCGGCGCGTCCGCCGGATCGTACGTCGGCGCGGGGCTGTTCGCCTGACCGCGCCCGACCCCGTCTCAGCCGTTCTGGAGCGGATCGGGATGCCGCGGCATCCGCTCCTCCTCCCGTGGACGTCGTGAACCCGTGGGGTCCGAACGACGGCCTTCGCGGCCGGCCAGCGTCGGATCGGCGAACAGCCAGCCGGGGCGCGGCTCGACGAGCGGGCGAAAGAGGCGCCGCACGCGGCGGGTCGCCAGACCCAGCGCGATCAGCACCGACGCCACGATCATGATCGGCAGCCACACCCACGCCGGTTCGAGGCCGCGGAGCACACCGGACTCGCGGAACGGATACAGCACGAACGAGTGCAGCAGGTAGACGTACATCGTGTACTGCCCGAAATGCGTCCACCATTGGCCGCGACGGGGGACCAGGACGAAGAACGCCGCAGACAGCACGAGCGCGATCCCCATCAGCGCCAGTCGCACGCCGCCGGCCCACCACTGGGTGCCGCCGAGGTCGGCGTAGGACTCGTCGTAGAAGAGCCACGTGCGCAGGTCCACGGCCCGCCAGAGGTCGATCCCGAACCACGCGACCGCGCCGGCGACCGCGAACGCTGCGACGGCGGCGACGACCGCCCACCACGGGCGGCGGAGCAGCCGGAGCCTATCCACGACGTCGCGATCGCGCAGCCACCATCCGAGCGCGAAGAACGGGAGCAGGCCCAGCGTGCGGGCGAGGGAGAAGGTGTTGTCGAGGTTGGGCAGGTACCCGGCGCCGATCGAGATGACGATCGTCCACGCCAGCGGCCAGCGCAGCAGGGCGAGGTAGGGCAGCACGAGCCGGAAGATCCCGAGCGCGAGCAGGAACCACAGCGTCCAGGACGGCTTGGTCAGATTCGGGTTCATCTGGCCCTCGACGAGCCAGGTGGTCACGGCCCACAGCCCCTCGAAGATGACGTACGGCACGATGATGTCCGTGAGGACCCGCGCCATCTGGCGGCGTGAGGGGGGAGCGGACTTCGAGAAGTAGCCGCTGATGATGGCGAAGGCGGGCATGTGGAAGGCGTAGACGACGAGGTACAGGCCGAGTGCGGCATCCGAGTCGTAGGTGAGGCGCTGCGTGGCGTGTCCCAACACCACCAGGACGATGCACGCGAACCGGGCGTTGTCCCAGAACGGCACACGTCGACGCGGCCCCGTGGCGATGGGGGCCGTCACGGGCGCGGCGTCATTAGTGTCACTCATCCCCTCAACGGTACCGGCCGTCTCGGCGACACCGTGAGGGATTGACACCGAGTGCCACCGCACGTGAGTCTGAGTACTGCCGCACTGCCGCGGCGCGAAGGGATGAATCCATGGCTGAGGCGCCGCAGACGACGATCGGGTCCGGCACTGTGCAGGGCACCTCCGCGAACGGGATCGACAGGTTCCTCGGCATCCCGTATGCGGCACCGCCGTTCGGCGCCCTGCGCTACGCGCGCCCGGTGCCGCCCGCCGCCTGGGACGGGGTGCGGGATGCCTCGCAGTTCGGCGCGACGGCACCGCAGATGCCGTACGGCGGGGGACTGGAGAAGTACCTCCCCTCGGTGCAGATCGACGGCGATGACATCCTCACCGTGAACGTGTGGAGGCCCGCCGAGCGCTCCGGTCCGCTGCCGGTGGTCGTGTGGGTGCACGGCGGGGCGCTCACGCGCGGTACGCCGGCGCTGGACGGCTACGACGGCGAGCCCTTCGCGCGGCACGGCATCGTCTACGTCTCGATCGCCTATCGGCTCGGGCAGGAGGGCTTCGCGGTGATCGACGGTGCGCCCGCGAACCTCGGCGTGCTCGACCAGGAGGCTGCGCTGCGCTGGGTGCGCCGCGAGATCGCCGCGTTCGGCGGCGACCCCGCGCGGGTCACCGTCATGGGCCAATCGGCCGGGGCCAACACGCTCACAGCGCTGCTGGCGCTGCCGCAGGCCAAGGAGCTGTTCGACCAGGCGATTCTGCAGAGCGGTCCGATGAGCGGTCAGCCGGTGAAGAAGGCCGGACGGATGTCGCGGGCCATCGCCAAGCGGCTGGGCATCGGCGCGACCAGGGAGGCGTTCGCCGCGGCCGAGCCCGCGACGCTGGTGGCGGCGCAGACGGCGATCTCCGCCGGAGGTTCGCCGCTGGGTGGCGGGCCGACCGTGGCGATCGTCATCGAGGGGGAGGCTGCACCGGTGGACCCGCTCGCAGCGCTCCGTGCGGGCGCGGGTCGCGACATCCCGGTCCTGATCGGTGCCACGACCGAGGAGTACCGGCTCTGGTTCATCCCGTCGGGGGCGACCGAGAAGATCACCAAGACCCAGCTCACCCTCGCGCGGCTCGCCGCCCGGGTGCCGCGCACGGTGATCGCCGCCCATCGGCGCCGACGGCCGGACGCGAAGCCCGGCGAGATCCTGGGCGAGGTCGTGACCGACATGCTGCTGCGGGCCCCGATCACGCGATTCGCCGACAGCCGCGTCGGAACCGCTGCGCCCACCTGGGTCTACGAGTTCCGTTGGCCGAGTCCCGTCGACGGGCTGGGAGCCGCGCACGCGATGGAGCTCGGCTTCGTCTTCGATCGCGTCGATGCCCCGGACTCGATCGCCCTCGGCGGCGCGGACGCACCGCAAGCGCTCGCCGACGCCATGCACGGGGCCTGGGTGCGGTTCATCGTCGGCGGAGACCCTGGCTGGGAGCAGTGGTCTCCGCGGCAGCCCGTCGAGGTCTTCGACGCGGACGGCGGCCACATCGAGTACGCGCCGCGCGCGGACGAGCTCGCGGGTCTCCCCGACCGGTAATGTCGTGCCTCGAGGTGAGGTATGACGATCATCGATGAGGCCCAGGCGCGCGACAGCGAGATTCCCGACATCGACTGGCACGTCTTTCCGCCCGGCACTGAGCGTGATCGGTTCGCCGCGCCGAGCGGAGAGCTCGCCCGCGTGCGCTTCGGGGACCCGACGGCCCCCCGCGTCATCCTGATGCCGGGCGTCGCGGGATCGAAAGAGGATTTCGTCCTGCTCCTGCCGCTGCTGGCCGAAGCCGGGTTCCGCGTCGAGGCGTTCGACATCTCCGGCCACTACGAATCGGTGGATGCCGGGCCGCATCGGCTCGTCCCACCCCGCGAGCACTACGACTACCGGCTCTACATCGATGACCTCGTCGCGATCCTCGAGGACGGCGGACCGGCGCATGTGCTCGGCTACAGCTTCGCCGCGCTGGTCGCCCAGCTCGCCCTGGTGGAGCGCCCGGACCTGTTCCGCAGCCTCACGCTCATGTCCGCGCCGGCCGCGACCGGCCAGGTCTTCCGCGGCGTCAAGCACATCGGGCCCATCTCCGACATGGAGCCGCACCGCGCCGCGGGGCTGATCCTGTGGGGCATCCGGTACAACCTCAATCGCACGCCGCCCGGTCGCATCGCCTTCGTGCGCGAACGCCTCGCCACGACTCCGCGCTCCTGCATCGACGACGTCGTCGGGCTCATGATGACGATGCCCGACATCGTCGAGCAGATCGCCACGGTCGATGTGCCCAAGCTCATCGCCGTCGGCGAGCGCGACCTGTGGCCCACCGCGATGCATGAGGCGTATGCGCAGTCCATCGGCGCCCAATTGGCGCTGTATCCCACCGGGCATGCCCCGTGCGAGACCGCGCCGAACCAGCTCGCCCGCGACCTCGTGCATCTCTACGCGACGGACTGAGTCGCCCCGATTTCGGTCCCGGGAATACCCTGGCGGGAGAGGCGTTACACGAGATACATTCATTTGCATGGAAATCGCCCACGGCGCAGAACGCCACGGGCATGAAAGCGGAGAGAGATCGTGAACGACACCAGCACGTGGCCGGGAATGCAGTTCGGAATCTTCACGGTGAGCGACATCACCGCGGATCCGACGACGGGCCAGACGCCCAGTGAAGCGGAGAAGATCCGCAACACCATCACCTTGGCCAAGCACGCCGAAGAGGTGGGCCTGGACGTCTTCGCGCTCGGCGAGCACCACAACCCGCCGTTCTGGTCCTCGTCGCCGACCACGACCCTCGCCGCCATCGCCGGGCAGACCGAGCGCCTGCTGCTGTCGACGGCGACGACGCTGATCACGACGAACGACCCGGTGAAGATCGCCGAGGACTTCGCGATGCTGCAGCACGTCTCGGACGGCCGCACCGACCTGATGCTCGGTCGCGGCAACACCGGCCCGGTCTACCCCTGGTTCGGCAAGGACATCCGCCAGGGACTGCCCCTCGCGATCGAGAACTACGCGCTGCTGCGTCGTCTGTGGCGCGAGGACGTCGTGGACTGGGAGGGCAAGTTCCGCACGCCGCTGCAGGGCTTCACCTCGACCCCGCGCCCGCTGGATGACGTGCCCCCGTTCGTCTGGCACGGCTCGATCCGCACCCCGGAGATCGCCGAGCAGGCCGCGTACTACGGCGACGGATTCTTCGCCAACAACATCTTCTGGCCGACCGAGCACTACCAGCGCCTCATCTCGCTGTACCGCCAGCGCTACGCGCACTACGGCCACGGCACGCCCGAGCAGGCGATCGTCGGTCTCGGCGGACAGGTGTTCATGAACGCCAGCTCGCAAGAGGCGGTGCGCCGGTTCCGCCCGTACTTCGACAACGCGCCCGTCTACGGGCACGGCCCGTCGCTCGAGGACTTCAGCGAGATGACCCCGCTCACGGTGGGCTCGCCGCAGCAGGTCATCGACCGCTACGCCGGTATGCGCGACCTGTACGGCGACTACCAGCGCCAGCTGTTCCTCATCGACCACGCCGGACTCCCGCTGAAGACCGTGCTCGAGCAACTCGACATCCTCGGTGGCGAGGTCGTGCCGGTGCTCCGCAAGGAGCTCGCGAAGAACCGTCCCGCCGAGGTGCCGGATGCCCCGACCCACGCGAATCTCGTCGCCGCCAAGTACGGCGAAGGCGAGGTTCGTCAGCCGCGCCCGAACGCGAACCGCGGCGACAACGTCACCGGCGGCTCGCCGTACCAGGACACCGACGCGGTCGAGGCGCGCAAGCCCGGCTCGGCCTTCGGGTCGGCCGCGACCCGGACGGGGGTCTGAGATGACCGTCCGTCGCATCGCGGTCGTCTCCGCGGGCCTGTCCAATCCGTCCTCGACGCGGCTGCTGGCCGACCGGCTGGCCGCGGCCACCGTCCGCGACCTCGCGGAGCAGGGCATCGAGGCCGAGGTCGACGTGTTCGAGCTGCGCGACTACGCGCACGACGTCGTCAACAACCTGCTCACCGGCTTCGCACCGGCGCCGCTGGAGACGATGATCAACGCGGTCGTCTCCTCCGACGCCATCATCGCCGTGACACCGATCTTCTCGACGAGCTACTCGGGACTGTTCAAGTCGTTCATCGACGTGCTCGATCCGGACGCGCTCACCGGCAAGCCCGTGCTGCTCGGTGCCAACGCCGGGACCGCGCGTCACTCGCTGGCGATCGACTACGCGATCCGCCCGCTGTTCACCTACCTGCACGCCGAGCCCGTGCCGACCGGCGTGTTCGCCGCGTCCAGCGACTGGGGCGGCAGCGCCGACCAGGTCGCCCCCCTGGGTAACCGCATCGACCGCGGTGCGCGCGAGCTGGCCGACGCGATCGCGCGTCAGCAGCCGACCGTCGCGATCGATGAGTTCGACCCGGCGCACTATCTCGGCGAGGGCCGCTCGTTCGGCCACTTGCTGGGTGGCCTCGCGGGGGAGTAGCCGCTCGCGCGAGGTACCAGGTCCGCCTCAGCGGGTGAGGCGGATCTCGCTCGCGCGGCGCAGCCGGATCCATCCGGATCCGGGCTGCACCGCGTGGGCGGCGGTGACGTCGGCCGCCACCAGCGGCCCGAGATCGACGGCCGCGAGGGTCTCGATCTCGACGAGCGGCACCTGGAACGTGCGGAACCCGCCGAGCGGCGGCACCGCGACCGCCTGGTCGACGGTGACATCGATCAGCTCGGACTGGTCCAGCACGAAGCCGGCGGCGGCCAGCACGCCATCCGCGTTCCACGCCGCTACCTTCCAGAACCGTCGCGGCACCTGGATGCCGCGGTACGGCGGATCGTCGGCGGCGAGGACGGGCGCGGTGAACACGGCCAGACGCAGGCGCTGCGCGTCGGCGTAGTGCAGCACGTGATCCTCCAACCCCAGCCAGAGCTCCGTGGACTGATTGAAGTCGGACGCCTGCGGGGCCGCGTTCGGGTACGCGAAGGTCTGCTCCGTCGCCGCCACGGCTACGGCATCCGTACCCCATCCCGGATCCCGACGGCGCACGAGGTGTCCACGGTCCAGGTCGTTCGCGGCATAGATCGCCGGCCCGGCCTGGTCCTCCTCGGGTACACGCGGGTCGAAGTGCCATTCCCCGGTGCGCGCCGGGTCGCGCAGCACCTCGCCGTCGATGTTCACACCCGTCACGCAGGCGAGGCGGCGACGCACATCGAGCACCACGGAGAAGTGCAGGTAGTCCAGAGTGCGCTGCGGACGACCGCCGAGCGCAACCGGCAGCGGCACGTCCGGCCCCAGGAAGCCGGGGTCGTAGCCGAGGGGTCCATCGGTCGGGCTCGCCATGGCTCCACCCTGCCACCGGCGTGCGACCCCGCGCCATGGCCTGGCGCGGCGCCACCTCCGCGCCAGCACGACGTCGAGGCCGACGCCCATGGTGAGCGCGACGAGGATCGAGACGATCACCGCGAGTGCGGGCGCATCGGGCAGCAGGCGCGCGATGGCCGCGCCGATGAAGGACTGGTACACGGCCCAGACCAGCGCCGCCGCGCCCGCGAACGGCAGATAGCGCCGCAGCGGGAGTCGCGCCGCGCCGGCCGACAGGTTCACCGCCAGCCGCCCGAACGGGATGAACCGGGCGCTGAACAGCACTGTGGCGGTGCTGTGCTGCAACCGGCGGTCGGCCCACCCGAAGGCGGCGACCACGCCGGGGCGCCGCATCCATCCCCAGCGCTCCAGGCCGGTGCGCCGCCCGATCAGGTAGCAGGCGAGGTCACCGCACAGCGCGGCGGCAGCGGCGACGGCGATGACGGCGACGAGCGGCGGTTCGCCGTGCACGACGGCCAGGGCTGCGTACGCCGTGACGGCGGTCTCGCCCGGGATGACGACCAGGAACGCATCGCCGAGCACCAGCGCGAACAGCACCGGAAGCGCGGCGGCGCTCCCGGTGAGCGCGGCGAGGGCGTCGTCGATCATGTCCGCAGCCAGCATCCCTGCCGTGCCCGGTCGCGCCGGAGACGCGGCGGTGACGGGCGGCGGAGCATCCGGTGAACGTTCGTCGCGAGGGCGCGGTTCGGGCCGGACGGATGCCGCGGCACCGTCACTCTGGACGCATGAGAGTCGCGCTGCTGGCCGAGTCCTTCCTCCCGCACATGAACGGCGTCACCGGGTCCGTGCTGCAGGTTCTGCGGCATCTCGAACGCGAGGGGCACGAGGCGCTCGTGATCGCTCCCGGAGCCGCCTCCTCATCGGCCGCCGCCGATGTGCACGGCGCGCGCACCAGCCTTCTGCGCTCGGTGCCGCTGCCGTCCTACCCGGAGGTGCGCGTCGCCGTCGCCCGCACGGCGCATCTCACCCGCACGCTCCGCGACTTCGCACCGGACGTGGTGCACCTCGCGTCGCCGTTCGTCCTCGGCTGGCAGGGTGTGACCGCCGCCGATGCGCTGGGAGTCCCCTCCGTCGCGGTGTACCAGACCGATGTCGCGGCCTATGCCGAGAAGTACGGCGTGCCCGGCATGGGGCCGCTCGTCTCCGGTCATGTGGCACGCCTGCACCGTCGTGCCACGCTGACGCTCGCTCCCTCCCGCGCCGCCGCGCGCCAGCTGGAGACGCTCGGCGTGGATCGGGTGCGGTCATGGGGGCGAGGCGTGGACACGGCACGCTTCACCCCGGCACGCCGCAGTGCGGCCTGGCGGCAGCTGATCGCGCCGGGGGAGACCCTGGTGGGCTACGTCGGGCGCCTCGCACCGGAGAAGCAGGTCGAGGATCTCCGGGCGCTGACCGGCCTTTCCGGCGTCCGCCTCGTGATCGTGGGCGACGGTCCCGAGCGGGCGCGGCTGCAGGCGCTCCTGCCGGATGCCGTGTTCACCGGGTTCCTCGGCGGCGACGCGCTCGCCGAGGCGCTCGCGAGCTTCGACGTGTTCGTGCATCCCGGGGAGAGCGAGACGTTCTGCCAGACCGTGCAGGAGGCGCACGCGAGCGGAGTTCCGGTGGTGGCGACCGGGCGCGGCGGTCCGCTCGACCTCGTTCGCAGCAGCATCGACGGATGGCTGTACGAACCGGGCGATCTGGCCGATCTGCGGGCGCGTGTCGCGGACCTCGCGGGCGACGAGGCGAAGCGCCGGTCGTTCGGCGCCGCGGCGCGAGAGGCGGTGCGCGACCGCACCTGGGAGGCGCTGTGCCGCCAGCTCATCGGCCACTACGAAGAGGCGCGGATGCTGCGCCCCATCGACGACGCCCTCCTCGCGCGTGCGGCGACCAGGCCCGCGGCGCCACCGGCACCGGCATCGGTGGCGGGTCGCCCGCGCTGGACGCGGTACATCGCCCTCGGCGACTCGATCACGGAGGGGCTGTGCGACTCTTCGCGGGTGCCGGACGGCCAGTACCGCGGATGGGCGGACCGGCTCGCGCTGCTGCTCGCGCACGCCGGTCGCGGACGCTTCCGCTACGCGAACCTGGCTGTCCGCAGTCGACGGGTCCGCGACGTCCTGGAGGACCAGATCCCCGCGGCGCTCGCACTCGCCCCGGACCTCGTGTCGGTGCTGATCGGCGCGAACGACCTGGTGCGGATCGGCGCGAACCCGGTCGCACTCGCCCGGAGCCTCGAGGGCGGTGTGCGGAAGCTGCGGAACGTCGGCTGCGACGTCCTGCTGGTGACGCCGTTCCTTCCGCGACGACCCGCCGCGCGGGTGCTGCTGGCGGCGAAGTTCGCGGCGTTCGCGTCGGAGCTGCGGCGCGTGGCCGAGGAGACCGGATCGCTCCTGCTGGACGTCGAGGCGCTCCCCGCGCTCGGCGCGCCGGACATGTGGGCAGACGATCGCGTGCACCTGCGCACCATCGGCCACCGCTTCCTCGCCTACCGGGCGGCGGAACTGCTCGGGGTGCCGGATGCGGAGGCCCTGGGGGAGTTGGATGCCGCGCTGCACACCGAAGACGAGGACCCGGGGGTGCAGCCCACCGCCGTCGCCTGGTTGCGCGGTCACGCGCTGCCGTGGGTGCTGCGGCGGATGGCTGGGCGTGCGGCGGGTGACGGGCGATCGGCCAAGCACGACGGCTATGTGCTGCTGCGACCGCGGGAGACGCGTCATCACGCCGAGGCGTAGCCCGAAACGGCGAATCGCCCACCGCGCAGTGCGGTGGGCGATTCAACGTGGAGGGTGCGCGTTCAGCCGCTCTTGCGGCGGAACTCCCGCTTGACGCTGGCGGGGCCCTGCGTCTGGTGCACGGCGGAATCTCCGTCCAGATGCGCCTCGCCGTCGCGGTGCTTCGCGTTCTTCTTGTCGAGCGCCTCCTTGAACTTGCGCTTCATTTCATCGGATGCCGTGGCTTCCGGCTTTTCTTCGGTGCTCATGACCCCAGCCTAGACACCCCTGCGCTTCCCATACCAGCGATAGCGCAGGGGTGTGCTGGTAGGCTCGGACAGGTTGCCCCCGTGGCATCCGCTCAACTCAAAACTGAGCTCACGGAGCAGGCCGGCAGGATGCTGGTCCCCTGTGGTGGTCTCCCGATCCGGATCATGTGTCCGGGAACGGTGGATTTCTACTGGTGGCCAGCGCATGCGGCTATCGCGATTCGTTCGCGCACGCCCATATCTGCCTGTTCCTGCTCCTTCGCGAAAAGCTCGCTCGTCATACGGACGCGCGAGCCTAAACAAAGAAGGAGAGACCTCTTGGAAGGTCCTGAAATCACCGCCGCCGAAGCAGTCCTCGACAACGGACGCTTCGGCACCCGCACGGTCCGGTTCGAAACCGGACGCCTCGCCCAGCAGGCACAGGGAGCCGTCGCCGCCTACCTCGATGAGGAGACGATGCTCCTGTCGGCCACCAGCGCCGGCAAGCACCCGCGTGAAGGCTTCGACTTCTTCCCGCTGACCGTCGACGTCGAAGAGCGTTCGTACGCAGCAGGAAAGATCCCCGGCTCGTTCTTCCGTCGTGAAGGCCGTCCCTCGACCGAGGCCATCCTGGTCTGCCGTCTGATCGACCGTCCGCTGCGCCCGTCGTTCGTCGACGGCCTGCGCAACGAGGTCCAGATCGTCATCACGGTCCTCTCGATCGCTCCCGGCGAGTTCTACGACGCGCTCGCGATCAACGCGGCTTCGCTGTCGACCCAGATCTCCGGTCTGCCGTTCTCCGGCCCGATCGCCGGTGTGCGCCTCGCGCTCATCCCCGGTCACGGCGAGCACGCCGACCAGTGGATCGCGTTCCCGACCGTCACGCAGCTCGAGGAGGCCGTCTTCGACCTCATCGTCGCGGGCCGTGTCGTCACGGACGCCGACGGCAAGGAAGATGTCGCGATCATGATGGTCGAGGCTGAAGCCACCGAAGGCAGCTGGAACCTCATCAAGGCCGGCGCCGTCAAGCCGAACGAGCAGGTCGTCGCCGAGGGCCTCGAGGCCTCGAAGCCGTTCATCAAGCAGCTCGTCGCCGCGCAGAACGTCGTCGCCAACACGGCGGCGAAGCCGATCAAGGAGTTCCCGGTCTTCCTGCCGTACAGCCAGGAGACCTACGACTTCGTCGCGGGCCGCGCTTACGACAAGCTCGTCCCGGTCTACCAGATCGCCGACAAGGTCGAGCGTCAGGACGCCGACGACATCGTGAAGGACGCCGTCAAGGCGGAGCTCCTCGCAGCGATCGAGTCCGGCGCACTGCCGGCCTCCGCGGCGAACGAGTTCTCTGCGGCGTACAAGTCCGTCACCAAGGTCATCGTCCGCGGCCGCATCCTCGCCGAGGGTGTTCGTATGGACGGTCGCGGCCTGGCCGACATCCGCCCGCTGGACGCAGAGGTGCAGGTCATCCCGCGCGTGCACGGCTCGGCGATCTTCCAGCGCGGCGAGACCCAGATCCTGGGTGTCACCACGCTGAACATGCTCAAGATGGAGCAGCAGATCGACTCGCTGTCGCCTGTCACGCACAAGCGGTACATGCACCACTACAACTTCCCGCCGTACTCGACCGGTGAGACCGGTCGCGTGGGCAGCCCCAAGCGTCG includes:
- a CDS encoding acyltransferase family protein, giving the protein MSDTNDAAPVTAPIATGPRRRVPFWDNARFACIVLVVLGHATQRLTYDSDAALGLYLVVYAFHMPAFAIISGYFSKSAPPSRRQMARVLTDIIVPYVIFEGLWAVTTWLVEGQMNPNLTKPSWTLWFLLALGIFRLVLPYLALLRWPLAWTIVISIGAGYLPNLDNTFSLARTLGLLPFFALGWWLRDRDVVDRLRLLRRPWWAVVAAVAAFAVAGAVAWFGIDLWRAVDLRTWLFYDESYADLGGTQWWAGGVRLALMGIALVLSAAFFVLVPRRGQWWTHFGQYTMYVYLLHSFVLYPFRESGVLRGLEPAWVWLPIMIVASVLIALGLATRRVRRLFRPLVEPRPGWLFADPTLAGREGRRSDPTGSRRPREEERMPRHPDPLQNG
- a CDS encoding carboxylesterase/lipase family protein, yielding MAEAPQTTIGSGTVQGTSANGIDRFLGIPYAAPPFGALRYARPVPPAAWDGVRDASQFGATAPQMPYGGGLEKYLPSVQIDGDDILTVNVWRPAERSGPLPVVVWVHGGALTRGTPALDGYDGEPFARHGIVYVSIAYRLGQEGFAVIDGAPANLGVLDQEAALRWVRREIAAFGGDPARVTVMGQSAGANTLTALLALPQAKELFDQAILQSGPMSGQPVKKAGRMSRAIAKRLGIGATREAFAAAEPATLVAAQTAISAGGSPLGGGPTVAIVIEGEAAPVDPLAALRAGAGRDIPVLIGATTEEYRLWFIPSGATEKITKTQLTLARLAARVPRTVIAAHRRRRPDAKPGEILGEVVTDMLLRAPITRFADSRVGTAAPTWVYEFRWPSPVDGLGAAHAMELGFVFDRVDAPDSIALGGADAPQALADAMHGAWVRFIVGGDPGWEQWSPRQPVEVFDADGGHIEYAPRADELAGLPDR
- a CDS encoding alpha/beta fold hydrolase is translated as MTIIDEAQARDSEIPDIDWHVFPPGTERDRFAAPSGELARVRFGDPTAPRVILMPGVAGSKEDFVLLLPLLAEAGFRVEAFDISGHYESVDAGPHRLVPPREHYDYRLYIDDLVAILEDGGPAHVLGYSFAALVAQLALVERPDLFRSLTLMSAPAATGQVFRGVKHIGPISDMEPHRAAGLILWGIRYNLNRTPPGRIAFVRERLATTPRSCIDDVVGLMMTMPDIVEQIATVDVPKLIAVGERDLWPTAMHEAYAQSIGAQLALYPTGHAPCETAPNQLARDLVHLYATD
- a CDS encoding LLM class flavin-dependent oxidoreductase; this encodes MQFGIFTVSDITADPTTGQTPSEAEKIRNTITLAKHAEEVGLDVFALGEHHNPPFWSSSPTTTLAAIAGQTERLLLSTATTLITTNDPVKIAEDFAMLQHVSDGRTDLMLGRGNTGPVYPWFGKDIRQGLPLAIENYALLRRLWREDVVDWEGKFRTPLQGFTSTPRPLDDVPPFVWHGSIRTPEIAEQAAYYGDGFFANNIFWPTEHYQRLISLYRQRYAHYGHGTPEQAIVGLGGQVFMNASSQEAVRRFRPYFDNAPVYGHGPSLEDFSEMTPLTVGSPQQVIDRYAGMRDLYGDYQRQLFLIDHAGLPLKTVLEQLDILGGEVVPVLRKELAKNRPAEVPDAPTHANLVAAKYGEGEVRQPRPNANRGDNVTGGSPYQDTDAVEARKPGSAFGSAATRTGV
- a CDS encoding FMN reductase, with product MTVRRIAVVSAGLSNPSSTRLLADRLAAATVRDLAEQGIEAEVDVFELRDYAHDVVNNLLTGFAPAPLETMINAVVSSDAIIAVTPIFSTSYSGLFKSFIDVLDPDALTGKPVLLGANAGTARHSLAIDYAIRPLFTYLHAEPVPTGVFAASSDWGGSADQVAPLGNRIDRGARELADAIARQQPTVAIDEFDPAHYLGEGRSFGHLLGGLAGE
- a CDS encoding DNA/RNA non-specific endonuclease, whose translation is MIDDALAALTGSAAALPVLFALVLGDAFLVVIPGETAVTAYAALAVVHGEPPLVAVIAVAAAAALCGDLACYLIGRRTGLERWGWMRRPGVVAAFGWADRRLQHSTATVLFSARFIPFGRLAVNLSAGAARLPLRRYLPFAGAAALVWAVYQSFIGAAIARLLPDAPALAVIVSILVALTMGVGLDVVLARRWRRARPWRGVARRWQGGAMASPTDGPLGYDPGFLGPDVPLPVALGGRPQRTLDYLHFSVVLDVRRRLACVTGVNIDGEVLRDPARTGEWHFDPRVPEEDQAGPAIYAANDLDRGHLVRRRDPGWGTDAVAVAATEQTFAYPNAAPQASDFNQSTELWLGLEDHVLHYADAQRLRLAVFTAPVLAADDPPYRGIQVPRRFWKVAAWNADGVLAAAGFVLDQSELIDVTVDQAVAVPPLGGFRTFQVPLVEIETLAAVDLGPLVAADVTAAHAVQPGSGWIRLRRASEIRLTR
- a CDS encoding GDSL-type esterase/lipase family protein; the encoded protein is MRVALLAESFLPHMNGVTGSVLQVLRHLEREGHEALVIAPGAASSSAAADVHGARTSLLRSVPLPSYPEVRVAVARTAHLTRTLRDFAPDVVHLASPFVLGWQGVTAADALGVPSVAVYQTDVAAYAEKYGVPGMGPLVSGHVARLHRRATLTLAPSRAAARQLETLGVDRVRSWGRGVDTARFTPARRSAAWRQLIAPGETLVGYVGRLAPEKQVEDLRALTGLSGVRLVIVGDGPERARLQALLPDAVFTGFLGGDALAEALASFDVFVHPGESETFCQTVQEAHASGVPVVATGRGGPLDLVRSSIDGWLYEPGDLADLRARVADLAGDEAKRRSFGAAAREAVRDRTWEALCRQLIGHYEEARMLRPIDDALLARAATRPAAPPAPASVAGRPRWTRYIALGDSITEGLCDSSRVPDGQYRGWADRLALLLAHAGRGRFRYANLAVRSRRVRDVLEDQIPAALALAPDLVSVLIGANDLVRIGANPVALARSLEGGVRKLRNVGCDVLLVTPFLPRRPAARVLLAAKFAAFASELRRVAEETGSLLLDVEALPALGAPDMWADDRVHLRTIGHRFLAYRAAELLGVPDAEALGELDAALHTEDEDPGVQPTAVAWLRGHALPWVLRRMAGRAAGDGRSAKHDGYVLLRPRETRHHAEA
- a CDS encoding DUF5302 domain-containing protein; translated protein: MSTEEKPEATASDEMKRKFKEALDKKNAKHRDGEAHLDGDSAVHQTQGPASVKREFRRKSG
- a CDS encoding polyribonucleotide nucleotidyltransferase; this translates as MEGPEITAAEAVLDNGRFGTRTVRFETGRLAQQAQGAVAAYLDEETMLLSATSAGKHPREGFDFFPLTVDVEERSYAAGKIPGSFFRREGRPSTEAILVCRLIDRPLRPSFVDGLRNEVQIVITVLSIAPGEFYDALAINAASLSTQISGLPFSGPIAGVRLALIPGHGEHADQWIAFPTVTQLEEAVFDLIVAGRVVTDADGKEDVAIMMVEAEATEGSWNLIKAGAVKPNEQVVAEGLEASKPFIKQLVAAQNVVANTAAKPIKEFPVFLPYSQETYDFVAGRAYDKLVPVYQIADKVERQDADDIVKDAVKAELLAAIESGALPASAANEFSAAYKSVTKVIVRGRILAEGVRMDGRGLADIRPLDAEVQVIPRVHGSAIFQRGETQILGVTTLNMLKMEQQIDSLSPVTHKRYMHHYNFPPYSTGETGRVGSPKRREIGHGFLAERALVPVLPSREEFPYAIRQVSEALGSNGSTSMGSVCASTLSLLNAGVPLRAPVAGIAMGLVSDEVDGQTRYAALTDILGAEDALGDMDFKVAGTSEFVTAIQLDTKLDGIPTSVLTAALQQAHDARQTILGVLNAAIDAPDEMAPTAPRVISVQIPVDKIGELIGPKGKTINAIQDETGAQISIEEDGTVYIGATDGPSAEAARAQVNAIANPTNPEIGEQFLGTVVKIAAFGAFISLLPGKDGLLHVSEVRKLAGGKRVENVEDVLNVGQKILVKITKIDDRGKLSLEPVVEETAEAAAPAVEVIVEG